In Lolium perenne isolate Kyuss_39 chromosome 5, Kyuss_2.0, whole genome shotgun sequence, the sequence TGCAACGTGCCTGTGGCATGTTCATTATCTGGAAGGCACACTTCAATCTGATACAATAAAGCTAGTGAGATTGACCAACTGTGTCATAATGAACTAGTATATTACAGGTTAACTATTATTAGCAGTGCCTACCTTCAAGTTGTCAGCAACCTTATCTTCATCATCAGAATTTCTAACCAAACTTGCCGAGGTCAGAACTCTTGTGGTTAACTCATTGCAGTCTATAAATATGCCTGTGCAAGCAAAAAACCTTTTATCTCCTACAAAAGGAATAATTGAGATAACTGTAGTTAGTAATGGCACATGAAAAAGAATAAAGGGCGAAGAGTGATGAGCTTATTATATACTCAGTACCTCTGAATGAAGCCAGCGCGACAACACTTTGAGACATATGCGAAGCAACTCGTTCTGTGAGTTTACTCCAGTTATCTTCAGCAAATTCCTCTTCAAAATTACAAAGCAAACGCATGCCACCTGGTTGCAGAATCAGGGTGCAATAGTTAAGGTAGTGAACTGAAAGTGTGCAGCGAAATAGAGTAATCAACACGAGAAAAGGAAAAGCTCACCATCGTGCTTAACTGGGACAGGATAACCTCTGGACCTTAACGTATTCCTAGCAGCCTCCTTGGATACTGGTGAAACATGGTGGAGTGATTAACCacgcatatatatatgtgtgtaactattactccctccgttccttaaaAAGCTGCTCAGCTTTTTCTAGATTTGAATGtacaactttatctagatacggatgtataaatatatctatatacatccgtatctagataaagttgtaAATTCAAatctagaaaaagttgagcagctctttttgagacggagggagtagcaaGAAGGCAGAGACTTACCACCATCACCATCAGCTGGCCAACTAGGACCAGGGAATAAACGTTTCAAACGGTCTCCCGGTGCTGGTGACACAACGTAAATCAATTAATAACTATGTATATAACAGAATACCAATGATAGTGACATTAGAAGTGGCATAGGTCCAACCTGATTGACCTTCTGGATCACAGTAATGACATGCAGACTGTTTCTTTTCCAGTGTTGAGCTGCCTAATATTGAAAAGACAGAGACAAAGAGGAGTAACCAGAATTCAAACCACTAAAAAGTGCAATGAAGTACAGGACATGATTATATTATCACATTCCATATCCTTGAATTTCGTACTATTAATTAACAGACTAACACCAATTGATGCTATCATAAAACTAGTTAAATCTGCACCACCACTGGCAAGGAAACTACAAATGTCGTTGTAAATTTACCATTGTGGTGATGGTTATCCAGATAGTTCAGAATTTAGCAGTACTTAAGGAGCGAGTGTGCTCTTCTCACCTTCTAAGCCAGACATATGAGATGGGGACCATGCTTTCAACTTGATTGCTCTTCCTTTTATTCCAAACTTTTTCATGGGGAGCTCATACTGCGAGCCGATTTTACGTCTAAGATCAGCTGATCTAGCCGTCCTGCAGAATTTGGTTAACTGATAAGAGTAACTCCAGAAAAAGTAGACCATGCATCATACGTGCATATAAATAGAAAACTGTGCAAACTGAAATGATAAAGAGGGACCGCAAAGACAAAAGGAGAAATTGGAGTCAGACACTAAGTGTGTTCTGCTGTGTACTGTGCCAATAATGAAAACAAGTAAAGGAAAATCATGGCATGACATCACAACAAGGTACAATTAAATTAGAATTCCTAATATTACAAATTTCCCTACGCATGTGAAAGCCAACTTGAGACTATGTAGTTCATAAGTGCAGAGAGTGCGGAGTACATACTTTTTGGTGCATGCTTTCTGAAACCCGGCCACGAATTCCAGAATTGTACTCCTTGGTATGAAAGTAGTCCCTCCTTTAGAATAGCAGTTCAACCCAACAAAGTTCCCAAAAGAATCAACAAAGAGTCCTTCAGCTCCAGCCTAGAAACGGAATAAGGCTCAGTCAAGCGTTAAAAGACAGTGTTGTTGAACGAGGTTTGCATAACTGAGAGAGTAACGTTTGGTGTGACAAAATATGAATTTCGGTGCATATAATGGTAAATTGAGTCATCTATATCAATATTTATTTTCACTATGTACAGAAGTAAAAGAGAAATCAACAGGGCACCATAGAAATTTCACATGTCGAGACCACAACCTCTTCAGGATCAGCACTTGTTGGATCGCCAGCCAACATCCTAGCTGCAGTCATTAATTCTCCTGAGCTGAAGCAGCGCCGAAGAGAGACTACTTGACTGTGAGACTCAAACTGTTGCTGATGATCTAGACACGCTGCACGAAGAACAACACCTTTTGGCAACACACTGACAACAGAAAGATTGTTTTTTACGTCGTGGAATATCGGAATTCCATTGACAACTTGGTCATTTGGAAGGCGCACTTTAGTCTGGTGATGAAGCGAGACAGCAAGTATAACACCGGTTAGCTCAACGATTACCATTAATCTTAAATAGGCAAGCAATAGATAATACGAAAAATTTGGCAGTACCGACCTCCGTTCTGAAACTGATCATTCTCTCATCATCACTAGATCTAAACAAGCTTAATGAAGTCAGAAGACATGCTCTAGTTTTGGTGTGGTGAAAAACTATGCCTGTGCACGGAGGATGTATGGAACCGCCTGCACATGGAATTAATTTCGATCACGAACTATATGCAGAGTAATTAGATAAAAAAACATGCAAAGTTAACTGATGTGTATAAGTAATCACCCTCATCAGATGAAGTGAGCGATACAACACTTTGAGCCCAGTTTGAAGCAGCTTGTTCACTGACTCCTTGACCATAATCGCTCGGGCTGCCGAATTCCTCTTCTTCTCCACGAGAGCTGGCCAGATGCAGATCTCCTGGTTCAGGGAGCATTGCACACAACACAAAGGCGGGTGCGGTTATAAAGCCACACAAGTTGTGCAATAAATTAGGGAAGAAGTGGCAGAAACAATGGCTCGCTCACCTCCATCATCTGTGCCGATTTTTCGTTTCCTGCTCGCGGGAACACCTGTCTCGGGCAGCATCTTTGCAACCTAGGCGGAAAATAAACCCGTAGTATATATATTTAGCCGATTGAACTGAAGAAGCGAGCTCGATCAAGAAACTGAGCGCGCGCGCAGGACGGGATCAGGGACGAGACGAGGCATGGGGGAACAATCAGAATGACATGCATCCGGAGCATACGCGCATACTAGGCAACGGCAGCTCCAGGAAAATGCTGGTGGTTATTCCCACCAGCCAAaaaaaaatctcaaagcaaagaaGAACAGGAACAAACGTGTATAATTTTCACAAAGCGTagaaaaaacacaaacaaaagcctATATAGGCTATATTTTCAGTAGGACAATAAATTCAGTAAGAGTAGAACAATTATTTCAGTACAAtacatctatacctaataataaaagcaaaagcgtttccgtggtttggtccgtcggTCCGTTCTACCGTGGTTTCGTCCGTCGATCGTTTAAGAATCGTGCATATCAATTTGCTCCGCAAGAAACCAAGAACCGTATAGAACTCGTGTACGGTTACGTGGGCAGCTAACCCATAGAGTCCGGCAGGATCGCGATCGAGCATCTCAAATAGCTAGCTAACCATCGTACGTATTCTATCCCGCATACACTGGCGCTGAGACCTGAAACGTTCTAACTCCGCCTTCTCACGAATCCCTCCACCTTGATTAGAATACAACGACAAACGTCCGAAACAAGAACAGAAATCGACATTGTATCGTGTTCTGTAGCGACCCGGAAAAATACCACTATTAGAATTGTTTGTtgcttttcttttgtgcatcatcatgcatcatgcatcatatcatccacatgattttaacaaaaataaaattattttaaataaaaactatttgGATTTCCCCTCTCTTTCGGGTTAAATATAAACCTCCCCCTTATCTTTTCTTTTAATAAACCCTAACACCAAAACAATATCTCACAAATATAACTATTTTAAatgttttcaaaattcaaataataTTTTGTTGTTCTGGTTGTGAATTCAAAGTGATTTTCAAAAAGGTCTCAAACCAGTTTTCAAATAAAATAAGCAAAGATGTTTTTTTTTTAAAGAAAACCCTAGCTAATCTTCCCTGGATCTTATCTACCGGAGCAGCCCATCTcttccttcctcctcctccgttcCAGCCCACCTTGACCGGTCCATCTCTACAGATGTAGCCCAGCTTGCCCTCCTTCCTTCTACCTCCTGTACGGCATGAATCTGAGCGGAGCCACGTACTCCACCTGATGATGGGACGGCTGCCATGCACCACT encodes:
- the LOC127298540 gene encoding uncharacterized protein, encoding MLPETGVPASRKRKIGTDDGGDLHLASSRGEEEEFGSPSDYGQGVSEQAASNWAQSVVSLTSSDEGGSIHPPCTGIVFHHTKTRACLLTSLSLFRSSDDERMISFRTETKVRLPNDQVVNGIPIFHDVKNNLSVVSVLPKGVVLRAACLDHQQQFESHSQVVSLRRCFSSGELMTAARMLAGDPTSADPEEAGAEGLFVDSFGNFVGLNCYSKGGTTFIPRSTILEFVAGFQKACTKKTARSADLRRKIGSQYELPMKKFGIKGRAIKLKAWSPSHMSGLEGSSTLEKKQSACHYCDPEGQSAPGDRLKRLFPGPSWPADGDGVSKEAARNTLRSRGYPVPVKHDGGMRLLCNFEEEFAEDNWSKLTERVASHMSQSVVALASFRGDKRFFACTGIFIDCNELTTRVLTSASLVRNSDDEDKVADNLKIEVCLPDNEHATGTLQYQDLRYNIAIITIVGSHCTQTAQIYDQLQTEPHGEVAAVGRVYESGNLIATGGTLIDKSSELDCKELKMSTCKITKAGIGGPLIDFDGNFIGMDFYGLEETPYLPRNVVLEVLRSFDAKSGVTDLINGDNPNRWPVPKPFWCYPIWHIYMGEGVDEDDLPRPIWT